CAGAAGTACTACGGAGCACCGGCCGACCCTGACAAGCTCGACATCAATCTGGTTGGGGCTTCGAGCCTGGCGACACGGCTGACCGAGCTTGACGTGCTGGACCTCAAAAAGACCCTGCCGCCGGGCGAGGCCGAACGTGAGTACCGCCGCTTTGCCGACCATGTCATCCAGACCCGGGACGCCGCCGGGGGCACGCTGGCGGACCTGAAAGCCATTCCGCTCACTGGCTTTGACCCGAAGATGGCCGAAGCCCTCGAACGGGCGGCAACGGTTGGTGCGTTCAACGTCGTCAGTGCGGAAATCGTCGGCCCGCAGGTGGGTAAGGACCTGCGCAACCGGGCCATCATTGTCACCATTGTGGCCTGCATTGGGATGTTGCTGTTTATTGCCTTTCGGTTTGAGTGGGTGTATGGCGTCGCTGCCGTCATCGCCGTCGTGCACGATGTCCTGGTGACACTGGGGCTGTTTTCCCTGTTTCAGTGGGAAATTTCGCTGACCTTCATTGCGGCGATGCTGACCCTGGTGGGCTACTCGATGAACGACACCATCGTGATTTTCGACCGCATCCGGGAGCAGCTTGCCGAGCGGCGCCGGGATGACCTGGCCGTCGTCACCAATGATGCCATCAACCAGACGCTGTCACGCACGGTCATCACCTCCGGGTTGACGCTGCTTTCGGTGCTGGCCCTGGTGCTTTTCGGAGGGGAAGTCCTCAAGAGCTTCTCGTTGGCGCTGCTGGTCGGGATTCTGTTCGGCACCTATTCCTCGATTGCCATTGCCAGCCCCATCCTGCTGTGGTGGAAGCGGTATCTGGCGCAGCGGCAGCCAGCCGCGGTACCGGCGGAAGCCCCGGCCCGGACCGGCGGTGAAAAGCGCGTCGGTGGTGAAAAGCGTTCCGGGCGGACGGCGAAATCAGCTCCGACCCGGTGATGCCCTGCCCGGACCGGGTGACGGCCTGTTCGTGGAAACCGGTGATGGAAAGCCGAGGGGGACTGCCCGTATCTGAAAGTTTGGTTGGGGCCGGTTGACCGGGAACTTTTGTGGCGGGCTGTGTGTCGAACCGCATGAAGACCGGAGCACTGTCAGGCAGCAACCATCGGTCACAGGTGGACGGTCTGGTGTGGCTTCGGAGGGTTTGCGACTGAAAAAGCGGGCCGAAAAAGCCGGATTGGATGCGGCGAAGGAAACCAGAGCACGGAAATGTCTTGACTTAATCCTGTGCCGGGAAGTAACGTCTGGCGCATTCAAGACACGCCAGAGCGATGCGACGATACTGCCGGCAGGTTGGCTATCGGTTGAGCATTCCAACATTGCATGACCAAGTGCTGATGCCGAGGCAATGTGACGAAGCCGTTGCGCACATCCGATACTGAATATCGCACAACTCCATCATGCTTCACGGCCGACTTCGTCCATTTGGGAACGCACCCCTGCTGGTAACGTTCCCCATTGCCTGTGGAAGGTGAGGTAAAGATATGTTCGACACCATGGTTGAGTCCACCTCGCAAGTCAAAGACGCCGGTCGGCGTTCAGCCTTCTTTGCCGTGACGTTCATCATCTGGGTGGTTGGCTTCACTGGACTGGTCATTTGGCAGGTGTGGACGTACGCCGCTGAGCTGAGTCAGTCGGCCAACGATGTCACGTTGCTTGCGCCTCCGCCTCCGCCGCCACCTCCACCTCCGCCTCCGCCGGCGGCCACGACATCAGTGCCGCAGACCAAAGCGCCGGTCATTGACGACACCTTCACGGCGCCGAAGGAAGTCCCGAAAGAGATCAAAGAGATTCCAAAGCAGGCCCAACTCCGTTCACGGGTTGGTGATGCTGGTGCCAGTGATGCGGCTGGAATGGTGGGTGGTGTGCCAGGTGGTGTGCCAGGTGGTGTGCCGGGGAGCACCGGAGATGCAGCCCCGCCGCCGCCGCCGGACCCACCCAAAGAAGCTCAGGTGCCCTCCGGCCCTGTTCGGAAGAGTGAAGGTGTTCTCAAGGGAAATGCCATCAACCGTGTGCAGCCGGACTATCCAGCCGTTGCCAAGTCTGCCCGGATACAGGGAGCGGTCGTCGTTGAGATTGTCATCGATGAGCAAGGGCAGGTGATCAGTGCGCGGCCGGTGAGCGGACCAGCGTTGCTACAACAGGCGGCCGTGAGCGCCGCCCGCCGGTGGACGTTCAAGCCGACCATTCTCAATGGCCAGCCGGTGAAGGTCTCCGGGGCGATTACATTCAACTTTGTACTCAACTAGGGGGCTTGTGCCGTCCGTAAGTGGGTGTGTGTGGGGATGCGCCCCTGTTTTTGAGTGACCGGGCAGGGGTGGTTCCCTCCGCTGAGAGGTAGTGCTGTAACCCCCTTGGTCCCTACCTTGGAAGCTTTCTTCTACTTTGGAGGATGACATCTCATGACGTTGCTTTTCACCAAGTTCGGCTTGCTGACCATGCAGGCAATCATCATGTTTGCTGCTGAAGGCGGCAAGGCCGAAACCGAAGACTTTACCCTGCTCGGCATGATCCGCAAGATGGGGCCGACGGCGTTGGCCGTGGCGATCATTTTGTTCCTCATGTCGGTCTATTCGATTGCCATCATGGTCGAGCGTTTTCTGACCTACACGCAGGCGAAAACCCAGTCGCGTGAATTCGCTCCCAAAGTGGCACAGGCGCTGAAGAATGACCGTATCGAGGAAGCCATCAACATTGCCGACCAGCACCGCAAGAGCCATCTGGCCGTCGTTGTCAATGCCGGCTTGCAGGAGTTCCGTGCGCATCAGAATGACCCGAATCTTTCCGGTGATGTGATTGAAGCCTCAAAGCGGGCCCTGCAACGGGCGGTCGCCGTCAAGATGGCCGAGTTCAAGAAGGGGCTTTCGGGGTTGGCCACAATTGGTTCCACGGCGCCGTTTGTGGGCCTGTTCGGCACGGTAATCGGTATCATCAACGCTTTCCAGGGGATGAAGGAAGCCGAAGGCGCGGGGATCGGCGCCGTGGCCGGGGGAATCTCCGAGGCGCTGATCGAGACGGCGTTCGGTCTGCTGGTGGCGGTGCCGGCCGTGTGGATGTTCAACTACTTCACGAGCAAGGTCGAGGCCTACAACGTCGAAATGGAAAACTCGTCATCCGAGTTGATTGACTACTTCCTCAAGCGGCGGGGAGCGCGCTAAGCCATGGGCATGTCGGCTGGTGGTGGAAGCGGCTACAACAGCGACATCAACGTAACGCCCATGGTGGACGTGATGCTGGTGCTGCTGATTATCTTCATTGTCGTCACCCCGTTGTTGTCGCAGGGGGTCAATGTCAACCTGCCCGAAAACGACAACCCGGAAGAAGACCCGAACATTACCAAAGACACCTCGGTCGTGGTTTCGATCCCGCAGACCGGGCAGTACTATGTCGGGCGTGATCCGGTAGCCCGAACCGAACTGGTCGAGCGGATCAAGCGCCTGATGCGTGAGAAAGCCAAAAAGGAAGAACAGGTCGTCTACATCCGGGCTGAGAAGACTGTTCCTTACGGCGAAGTGGTGATGACTGTGGATGCCATCCGCAATGCCGGTATAGACCGGATTGGCCTCGTCACTGAAAAGCGCAAGAAGAAGTGACTCCCATGACCTGTCTTTTCTGCCACGGCGGCCGCCGC
This window of the Chloracidobacterium sp. N genome carries:
- the secF gene encoding protein translocase subunit SecF, translated to MMELFRNPNYDFLGKAKYFIGFSVIVLVAGCISMVVRGFNLGVDFAGGTKMTVRFVSPPDENRIREALRNGGYTPDKVVIQRTGKQLSQSDRNEVFINTPQTEADVDGDKRKITEALQKYYGAPADPDKLDINLVGASSLATRLTELDVLDLKKTLPPGEAEREYRRFADHVIQTRDAAGGTLADLKAIPLTGFDPKMAEALERAATVGAFNVVSAEIVGPQVGKDLRNRAIIVTIVACIGMLLFIAFRFEWVYGVAAVIAVVHDVLVTLGLFSLFQWEISLTFIAAMLTLVGYSMNDTIVIFDRIREQLAERRRDDLAVVTNDAINQTLSRTVITSGLTLLSVLALVLFGGEVLKSFSLALLVGILFGTYSSIAIASPILLWWKRYLAQRQPAAVPAEAPARTGGEKRVGGEKRSGRTAKSAPTR
- a CDS encoding energy transducer TonB, which translates into the protein MFDTMVESTSQVKDAGRRSAFFAVTFIIWVVGFTGLVIWQVWTYAAELSQSANDVTLLAPPPPPPPPPPPPPAATTSVPQTKAPVIDDTFTAPKEVPKEIKEIPKQAQLRSRVGDAGASDAAGMVGGVPGGVPGGVPGSTGDAAPPPPPDPPKEAQVPSGPVRKSEGVLKGNAINRVQPDYPAVAKSARIQGAVVVEIVIDEQGQVISARPVSGPALLQQAAVSAARRWTFKPTILNGQPVKVSGAITFNFVLN
- a CDS encoding MotA/TolQ/ExbB proton channel family protein; its protein translation is MTLLFTKFGLLTMQAIIMFAAEGGKAETEDFTLLGMIRKMGPTALAVAIILFLMSVYSIAIMVERFLTYTQAKTQSREFAPKVAQALKNDRIEEAINIADQHRKSHLAVVVNAGLQEFRAHQNDPNLSGDVIEASKRALQRAVAVKMAEFKKGLSGLATIGSTAPFVGLFGTVIGIINAFQGMKEAEGAGIGAVAGGISEALIETAFGLLVAVPAVWMFNYFTSKVEAYNVEMENSSSELIDYFLKRRGAR
- a CDS encoding biopolymer transporter ExbD, encoding MGMSAGGGSGYNSDINVTPMVDVMLVLLIIFIVVTPLLSQGVNVNLPENDNPEEDPNITKDTSVVVSIPQTGQYYVGRDPVARTELVERIKRLMREKAKKEEQVVYIRAEKTVPYGEVVMTVDAIRNAGIDRIGLVTEKRKKK